In Woeseia oceani, one DNA window encodes the following:
- the ppsA gene encoding phosphoenolpyruvate synthase — MEPYVIKLDQLGMQHVEVVGGKNASLGEMISNLSELGVSVPGGFATTASAYRDFLGNNGLDRRISELLRELDVDNIDALTDAGRTIRSWIIDEPLPDTLTAQIETAWDEMSGGKDIAVAVRSSATAEDLPDASFAGQQETFLNVRGKEHLFNAIHQVYASLYNDRAIAYRVHQGFEHDIVALSVGVQYMVRSDIGSAGVIFTLDTESGFRDAVFVTSSYGLGETVVQGAVNPDEFYVYKPALADNRFPILRKNLGAKAIKMIYSNDPTPGKTVDTVDVDDADAQKFSLTDDDIIELARMAVTIENHYQRPMDIEWGKDGSDGKLYILQARPETVQSRSGQSIRRYILKSQSNVICAGRSIGQKIGVGTAKVIRDVSEMNRIQPGDVLVSDMTDPDWEPVMKRASAIVTNRGGRTCHAAIIARELGIPAVVGCGDATKLIEDGTPVTVSCAEGDEGYVYDGLLEFEEREIALDSLPEIPVKIMMNVGNPDRAFDFASIPHRGVGLARLEFIINRMIGVHPNALLEYDALDADTRELVDGQMAGYPDPINFFIDKLAEGVSTIAAAFAPEPVIVRMSDFKSNEYANLIGGEKYEPDEENPMLGFRGAARYVSEAFRPCFDLECAALRKVRDEMGLTNVEIMIPFVRTVAQAKQVIDIMAENGLKRGENGLRVIMMSELPTNALLADKYLDHFDGMSIGSNDMTQLTLGLDRDSGLIADLFDERDEAVKIMLEMTIKACRKRGKYVGICGQGPSDHPDLALWLLEQGIESMSLNPDSVIETWMSLAGEKI, encoded by the coding sequence TTGGAGCCTTACGTCATCAAGCTGGATCAGCTTGGCATGCAACACGTAGAAGTCGTCGGTGGCAAGAATGCCTCGCTCGGCGAAATGATCAGTAATCTCAGCGAACTCGGTGTTTCAGTACCGGGCGGTTTTGCCACTACCGCCAGCGCCTACCGGGACTTTCTCGGCAATAACGGCCTTGATCGGCGGATCTCTGAACTGCTTCGCGAGCTTGACGTCGACAACATCGACGCATTAACAGACGCTGGTCGAACCATACGTAGCTGGATTATCGACGAACCGCTGCCAGACACTCTCACCGCCCAGATTGAAACAGCGTGGGACGAGATGTCCGGCGGCAAAGACATTGCCGTTGCCGTCAGGTCGTCCGCCACTGCCGAGGACCTGCCCGACGCATCGTTTGCCGGTCAGCAGGAAACGTTCCTGAATGTCCGCGGCAAAGAGCACCTGTTCAATGCCATACACCAGGTTTACGCCTCCCTGTACAACGACCGCGCCATCGCGTACCGGGTACACCAGGGTTTCGAACACGACATCGTTGCCTTGTCCGTTGGCGTCCAGTACATGGTGCGCAGCGATATAGGCTCCGCCGGCGTAATTTTCACTCTCGATACCGAATCCGGGTTTCGTGACGCCGTTTTCGTTACATCTTCTTACGGCCTCGGCGAAACTGTTGTGCAAGGCGCAGTTAACCCCGACGAGTTTTACGTCTACAAACCAGCGTTAGCCGACAATCGCTTTCCGATATTGCGAAAGAATCTTGGTGCGAAAGCTATCAAGATGATCTACAGCAACGACCCGACGCCCGGCAAGACCGTTGATACCGTCGACGTGGACGACGCGGATGCACAGAAGTTTTCTCTGACTGACGACGACATCATCGAACTGGCTCGCATGGCGGTTACGATCGAAAACCATTACCAGCGGCCGATGGACATCGAATGGGGCAAAGATGGCAGTGACGGCAAGCTGTACATCCTGCAGGCCAGACCAGAGACCGTGCAAAGTCGTAGCGGCCAGTCGATTCGCCGATACATACTCAAGAGCCAATCCAACGTCATCTGCGCCGGTCGAAGCATCGGCCAGAAGATTGGCGTAGGCACAGCAAAAGTCATACGTGACGTCAGTGAGATGAATCGCATCCAGCCCGGCGACGTGCTGGTATCCGACATGACCGACCCCGATTGGGAGCCGGTAATGAAACGTGCCTCGGCGATCGTGACCAACCGCGGTGGCCGCACCTGTCACGCTGCAATTATTGCGCGTGAACTGGGTATACCGGCTGTTGTCGGTTGCGGTGATGCGACGAAACTGATCGAAGACGGCACACCCGTGACGGTGAGTTGTGCCGAAGGCGATGAAGGCTACGTGTATGACGGCCTGCTTGAATTCGAAGAACGCGAAATCGCATTGGATTCACTGCCGGAAATCCCCGTCAAAATCATGATGAACGTTGGCAATCCGGACCGCGCGTTCGATTTTGCATCCATACCGCATCGCGGTGTCGGCCTCGCACGGCTGGAGTTCATTATCAATCGCATGATTGGCGTGCACCCGAATGCCCTGCTTGAATACGATGCGCTGGATGCCGACACCAGGGAACTCGTTGACGGCCAAATGGCGGGATACCCAGACCCGATCAATTTCTTCATCGATAAACTCGCCGAAGGTGTCAGCACCATTGCGGCGGCGTTTGCACCCGAACCGGTAATCGTCCGCATGTCGGATTTCAAGTCGAACGAGTACGCCAACCTGATTGGCGGCGAGAAATACGAACCGGACGAAGAAAACCCCATGCTTGGCTTCAGAGGCGCGGCGCGTTATGTATCCGAGGCGTTCCGCCCTTGCTTCGATCTCGAGTGTGCCGCACTACGAAAAGTACGTGACGAGATGGGCCTGACCAATGTCGAGATCATGATCCCGTTTGTGCGTACTGTCGCTCAGGCGAAACAAGTCATCGACATCATGGCGGAGAACGGACTGAAGCGCGGTGAAAATGGCCTGCGTGTCATCATGATGTCAGAACTCCCGACCAACGCTCTGCTCGCTGACAAATACCTCGATCATTTCGACGGCATGTCAATTGGCTCGAACGACATGACCCAACTGACCCTCGGACTGGACCGCGACTCCGGACTGATTGCCGACCTGTTCGACGAACGTGATGAAGCGGTCAAGATCATGCTCGAAATGACGATCAAGGCCTGCCGCAAGCGTGGCAAGTACGTTGGCATTTGCGGTCAAGGCCCATCGGATCACCCGGACCTTGCGTTGTGGTTACTGGAACAAGGCATCGAATCGATGTCGTTGAACCCGGACAGCGTGATAGAAACCTGGATGTCCCTGGCAGGTGAGAAAATCTGA